A single genomic interval of Aureliella helgolandensis harbors:
- a CDS encoding DUF1501 domain-containing protein, whose product MNRRHFLTHTGGLAGAALAGRSALALPTTTAAPKGKAENVVFIWLGGGMSQIDTFDPKHRGNSQASPKLAGSEYAAIDTAVAGVQFCEHLSRTAKLADRLTALRTVNHHLVDEHAFGTNFVHTGRLISGSITYPSIGSIIGHVRGAVNQDAPPYMLIGYPNVSRGSGFLGAKAGYVYLVDTDSGPAGFSRPEDVTPLRVDRRRQLLQPLVERVPDDSSISQYRTAQAEALRLAGPEFMRHFRLQDEPDALRNAYGGEFGQRCLLARRLVQAGVRFVEVSHNLNFINGTGWDTHFEGQQNQHILINELDIALSALLTDLEQQGILDKTLVAIGTEFGRPAEYDARGGRGHQGSCFSLVLAGGGLKHQGAYGVTDEISKTVIENPVSVPDFHATIHAALGISPAHELFDGSRPIPITDQGKPIAALFG is encoded by the coding sequence ATGAACCGCCGACACTTCCTAACCCACACCGGAGGACTCGCTGGGGCCGCACTTGCCGGTCGCTCGGCACTCGCATTACCGACTACGACCGCCGCCCCGAAAGGCAAAGCCGAAAACGTGGTGTTCATCTGGTTGGGCGGGGGGATGTCCCAAATCGACACCTTCGATCCCAAACATCGTGGCAACTCGCAAGCATCGCCGAAGCTCGCCGGTTCGGAGTACGCTGCGATCGACACCGCCGTGGCAGGAGTGCAATTCTGCGAACACCTGAGCCGCACTGCAAAGCTCGCCGATCGCCTGACCGCCCTACGGACGGTGAATCACCACCTCGTGGACGAACATGCTTTTGGCACCAACTTCGTTCACACCGGCCGTCTCATCAGCGGTAGCATCACGTACCCTTCGATCGGTTCTATCATCGGGCACGTGCGTGGTGCGGTGAATCAGGATGCCCCACCCTACATGCTGATCGGCTATCCCAACGTCAGCCGTGGCTCCGGTTTTCTGGGTGCCAAGGCAGGTTACGTTTACCTCGTCGATACCGATAGCGGCCCTGCTGGGTTTTCCCGACCGGAAGACGTAACACCACTTCGAGTCGACCGGCGGCGTCAACTGCTTCAGCCACTGGTCGAGCGTGTCCCCGACGACTCGAGCATCTCTCAATACCGCACTGCGCAAGCCGAAGCACTGCGGTTGGCAGGACCGGAATTCATGCGTCACTTCCGCCTGCAGGATGAGCCCGACGCGTTGCGCAATGCTTACGGTGGCGAGTTCGGACAACGCTGCCTACTGGCCCGCCGCCTCGTGCAGGCGGGAGTGCGATTCGTGGAAGTCTCTCACAACTTGAACTTCATCAACGGTACCGGCTGGGACACGCATTTTGAAGGTCAGCAGAACCAGCATATTCTCATCAATGAACTCGACATTGCGTTGTCAGCACTGCTCACCGACCTGGAGCAGCAGGGCATCCTCGATAAAACGCTCGTAGCGATTGGCACCGAGTTTGGGCGCCCCGCCGAATACGACGCTCGTGGCGGACGCGGACACCAGGGTAGTTGCTTCAGTCTGGTCCTCGCCGGCGGCGGCCTAAAGCATCAAGGTGCCTACGGCGTGACTGACGAAATCAGTAAGACCGTCATCGAAAACCCCGTTTCCGTGCCTGACTTTCACGCGACCATCCACGCGGCTCTTGGAATTAGTCCGGCTCACGAACTGTTTGACGGCTCACGACCGATTCCGATCACCGACCAGGGAAAGCCCATCGCTGCATTGTTTGGGTAA
- a CDS encoding PP2C family protein-serine/threonine phosphatase, whose protein sequence is MKERALASAAEGITIADAMAPDRPLIYVNEGFTRLTGFSIEETLGSNCRFLQGPETDPAAVRELREAIAEERKCEVELLNYRKDGSTFWNRLSITPVRNEVGQTTHFVGIQSDVTRRRVAELRLRDLNESLRSANDKMQRDLRAAAKIQHALLPTQTEFLSGTSIRWAYLPCDELAGDILDIFPIDANRVAFYVLDVSGHGVQAALLSTTLSRWLSRSSLELKTQPVEMLEHLNVNFQLDGDSQQFFTCCYGLLDLRALTLSFASAGHPSPILLRGSNIREFQLPGFPVGVVANPEYELEIIELRQGDRIFVYSDGAIEQAGQTGQQFGIARLMQELSANRSASLQSSIDLTLRAVLNSTSDGNSDDDISMLGIEIDA, encoded by the coding sequence CTGAAGGAGCGAGCTCTTGCGTCAGCAGCAGAGGGAATCACGATAGCTGATGCCATGGCGCCGGACCGCCCGCTGATTTACGTCAATGAAGGTTTTACTCGGCTTACAGGTTTTAGCATTGAGGAGACGCTGGGATCTAATTGTCGCTTTCTCCAAGGACCAGAGACCGATCCGGCCGCAGTGCGAGAGCTCCGGGAGGCGATTGCGGAAGAGCGCAAATGCGAAGTTGAGCTCTTGAACTACCGAAAAGATGGCTCAACGTTTTGGAACCGTCTCTCGATCACGCCTGTGCGTAACGAAGTTGGGCAAACGACGCATTTTGTTGGGATTCAATCGGACGTCACACGAAGACGAGTTGCCGAACTTCGCCTCCGTGACCTTAACGAGAGTCTTCGCTCCGCAAACGATAAGATGCAACGTGACCTGCGCGCTGCGGCTAAAATTCAGCATGCACTGCTGCCGACACAAACGGAGTTCCTGTCGGGCACCTCTATTCGTTGGGCCTATTTACCCTGCGACGAATTGGCGGGGGATATCCTTGATATTTTCCCGATCGATGCAAACCGCGTCGCATTCTATGTTCTCGATGTGAGCGGGCATGGTGTTCAGGCGGCCCTGCTTTCGACCACACTTAGCCGCTGGCTATCGAGGTCTTCACTGGAACTAAAAACCCAGCCAGTAGAGATGCTCGAACACTTGAACGTGAACTTCCAACTCGATGGAGACTCTCAGCAGTTTTTCACCTGCTGTTACGGCCTGCTGGATCTCCGAGCATTGACGCTGAGCTTCGCGTCGGCCGGACATCCCTCACCAATCTTGTTGCGTGGAAGCAACATCCGCGAATTTCAGTTGCCTGGATTCCCAGTGGGAGTCGTCGCAAATCCTGAATATGAACTAGAGATCATTGAACTCCGCCAAGGTGATCGGATCTTTGTCTACAGCGATGGCGCGATCGAGCAAGCGGGACAGACCGGCCAGCAATTTGGAATCGCCCGGCTCATGCAAGAGCTGAGCGCCAATCGCAGTGCTTCGTTGCAATCCAGCATCGATCTGACACTACGCGCGGTTCTCAACTCAACCTCTGACGGCAATTCCGACGACGACATTTCGATGTTGGGAATAGAAATCGATGCGTAA
- a CDS encoding DUF1501 domain-containing protein, with translation MQDPNRRQFLANSMAAAGALSIAPIAQASAPQTLLQGKAEHVISIWLGGGMGQIDTFDPKAKGDPKARKPGAYYDSIDTAVDGVQVCQHLASMAKVMDRVTAVRTVNHNVIDEHAAATNRMHTGRAISGTVTYPSLGSLIVNQRGPASDDAPPYVLIGYPNVTRGPGFLGAKYGYLYLTETGRGPAGLSRPDFITPQRQGRREQFLASLRKSAGSTAVTELLDYEAAIEQSMKLSGPEFNRVFNLDGESDALRNRYGGEFGQRCLLSRRLIERGVRFIEVSHNLNFLNGSGWDVHNSGIVNQHKLIEEMDTAVSTLIVDLQAKNLLDRTLIVITSEFGRPPEFDSGGGRGHQGSTFSCVLAGGGLAHRGAWGETDEMSKKIVADPVSVPDFFATICGCVGVDYSKYLYAGDRPVPVTDQGTPIAQLFA, from the coding sequence ATGCAAGATCCTAACCGACGACAGTTTTTGGCTAACAGTATGGCGGCAGCCGGCGCGCTGAGCATCGCGCCGATCGCTCAAGCAAGTGCGCCGCAAACGTTGCTGCAAGGCAAAGCCGAGCACGTGATTTCAATCTGGCTCGGCGGTGGAATGGGGCAGATCGATACGTTTGATCCCAAAGCCAAAGGTGATCCCAAAGCTAGAAAACCAGGGGCGTATTACGACTCGATTGACACCGCTGTTGACGGGGTGCAGGTCTGCCAGCACCTAGCGTCGATGGCCAAGGTCATGGACCGCGTGACCGCCGTCCGAACGGTGAATCACAACGTGATCGACGAACACGCGGCGGCCACGAATCGCATGCATACGGGCCGCGCGATCAGCGGCACGGTGACCTATCCCTCGCTGGGATCGTTGATCGTAAACCAGCGGGGACCGGCCAGCGATGACGCGCCACCCTACGTCTTGATCGGTTATCCGAATGTGACCCGCGGTCCAGGATTTTTGGGAGCCAAATACGGATATCTGTATCTGACCGAAACCGGTCGCGGCCCCGCCGGATTGTCGCGCCCCGACTTCATCACGCCGCAACGCCAAGGGCGACGCGAGCAGTTCCTCGCCTCCTTGCGGAAGAGTGCCGGTTCTACTGCCGTGACGGAATTGCTGGACTATGAAGCCGCAATTGAACAGAGCATGAAGCTGAGTGGTCCCGAGTTTAATCGCGTCTTCAACCTCGACGGCGAATCGGATGCTCTTCGCAATCGCTATGGCGGTGAATTTGGACAACGCTGCCTACTCAGCCGGCGTCTAATCGAGCGCGGCGTGCGGTTTATTGAAGTCAGTCACAACCTGAACTTCTTGAACGGATCAGGGTGGGACGTGCACAACAGTGGTATCGTCAATCAGCATAAGTTGATCGAAGAAATGGATACCGCCGTATCCACCTTGATCGTAGACCTTCAGGCGAAGAATTTGCTGGATAGAACCTTGATCGTGATTACCAGCGAATTCGGCCGCCCGCCAGAATTTGACAGCGGTGGTGGACGGGGCCATCAGGGCTCGACGTTCAGCTGTGTGTTGGCCGGCGGTGGTTTGGCTCACCGCGGAGCTTGGGGAGAAACCGACGAAATGTCTAAGAAGATCGTCGCCGATCCGGTCAGCGTGCCTGATTTCTTTGCCACCATTTGCGGTTGTGTGGGGGTCGATTACAGCAAATACCTATACGCGGGAGATCGCCCCGTCCCCGTTACCGACCAAGGAACCCCCATCGCCCAGTTGTTTGCCTAG
- a CDS encoding DUF1553 domain-containing protein produces the protein MHPTSLAVLLLLVSFTTSLASEPAVRWDFGSEETMPLTVHGNVARDQAGPRPPEFPDMSPENTAVRVDAGAYLSIPDPGADSKFDFENGDPLTLEAWVNPTDIRDGEPRYIIGKGRTNSPGFARDNQNWALRIVGGQGEAKVNFLFATKPSSGDKHWHRWTSVQGFPVNTGWHHVAITYRFGEPDSIRGWVNGEPTDGRWDMGGPTAEPPVVDDDQVRIGDRFAGMLDAVAIHRNVLGDETLAARFKRLGEERVVRLAPAKMPDVGQIPAGRVLFQLSESMPAGDRWLYDAESWPAESTRWLGDAFLMSRIPRSYDDWGIRSSWKSPLLLRIAGDIELPAGDHRLLVRVRSLSRLWVDGELVAHTKTVRSRGGNLEPLVPIPDPLVPGARLLPFPQQEVFTSFEIAASEEDAPRTSRIVLEVLVGGNGDRTESGEVCVAFQPHSAGSLFVLQPDASSPLMLSDASIEPVLTEFESNLVAFEDETRRQAAASQDAFWLKRHALAREAVTPAEAPGAPDAHPIDRFVADKISQAIGRAAKTDEATTAQFHHEVLPILSEQCFRCHGEKEQGGLRLNSREHALAMGESELPAVVPGDPAASEMIVRIRDRDMPPTDDGLTDQQIATLEKWVEDGAVWPSPPIDPAAVAEAPLVDDAAFLRRAYLDIVGVSPSAEVARDFLASDTPGKRSHLVERLLQDERYADHWVSFWMDLFAENPTLLNQSLNSTGPFRWFLYESLRDGKPLDRMVTELLLMRGSPHEGGSAGFAMAGENDSPMAAKGHIVASALLGIELQCARCHDSPFHSTTQEDLYSVAAMLNRKSLTPPKTSRVPEAFFEGIGRESLIRVTLKPDVQVQPKWPFASFTGIEDGPHIDVLMRTPQDSRERLAALITSPDNHRFAQVVVNHLWNRLLGAGLVQPVNDWEGKTPSHPELLQWLADQLVSHDYDLRHVLLQIMTSQTYQRQAVGRNQQAAPEQRFFNAPDPRRLAAEQIVDSLFTAAGRRMDTGELTFVHDGAEAIAARQTLGAPHRAWMFAGLNNERDRPSLSLPRAQPITDVLEAFGWTGTRQQPIAERETDPNLLQPGILANGTLSMSLTRVADQSQLAELALEAPSAEQLLETLFLRFLVRKPSEQERAELLPALADGFASRRVPASQVQRPAPLPPLPQATWSNHLVPEANDIQEEWQRRVLRGPAVDPRLRPEWREVYEDVVWSLVNHREFVWVP, from the coding sequence ATGCATCCTACAAGTCTTGCCGTCTTGCTCCTACTCGTTTCGTTCACGACCTCGCTCGCCTCCGAGCCGGCTGTTCGTTGGGATTTCGGCAGCGAGGAAACTATGCCCTTGACCGTGCACGGCAACGTGGCACGCGATCAGGCTGGGCCACGCCCGCCTGAATTTCCTGACATGTCGCCTGAGAATACGGCGGTGCGCGTCGATGCCGGAGCTTACCTGTCGATTCCGGATCCGGGCGCGGACAGCAAATTTGACTTCGAAAACGGAGACCCCCTTACCCTGGAAGCTTGGGTTAATCCAACAGACATCCGAGATGGGGAGCCGCGTTACATCATCGGCAAGGGGCGGACCAATTCGCCCGGTTTTGCTCGCGATAACCAAAACTGGGCTTTGCGAATCGTGGGAGGACAGGGCGAAGCCAAGGTGAATTTTCTGTTCGCCACCAAGCCTTCTAGCGGCGACAAGCACTGGCACCGCTGGACCTCCGTACAGGGCTTTCCTGTGAACACCGGTTGGCACCACGTGGCGATCACCTACCGCTTTGGCGAACCGGATTCGATTCGCGGCTGGGTCAACGGCGAGCCGACCGACGGCCGCTGGGACATGGGCGGTCCGACCGCCGAGCCTCCGGTTGTCGACGACGACCAAGTTCGCATCGGCGACCGTTTTGCTGGCATGTTGGATGCCGTTGCCATCCACCGCAATGTACTAGGAGACGAGACCTTGGCGGCTCGGTTTAAAAGATTGGGGGAGGAAAGAGTTGTTCGGCTGGCCCCGGCGAAGATGCCCGACGTGGGGCAAATTCCTGCCGGTCGTGTGCTGTTCCAACTGTCCGAAAGTATGCCGGCCGGTGACCGTTGGTTATATGATGCGGAGTCATGGCCCGCGGAGTCGACGCGTTGGCTGGGCGATGCGTTCCTCATGTCGCGAATCCCTAGAAGCTATGACGACTGGGGCATCCGTTCCAGCTGGAAATCCCCGCTGCTGTTGCGGATCGCTGGCGATATTGAACTGCCTGCCGGGGACCATCGCTTGCTCGTCCGCGTCCGTTCGCTGAGCCGATTATGGGTCGATGGCGAATTGGTGGCGCACACCAAGACAGTGCGCAGCCGCGGCGGCAATCTCGAGCCCTTGGTGCCGATTCCTGATCCCCTGGTGCCTGGAGCTCGCCTGCTGCCGTTCCCGCAACAGGAAGTTTTCACCTCGTTTGAAATCGCGGCCTCTGAAGAGGATGCCCCGCGGACGTCACGCATTGTCTTGGAAGTATTGGTGGGGGGCAACGGTGACCGAACGGAATCTGGCGAAGTATGCGTAGCGTTTCAGCCTCATAGCGCTGGTTCATTATTCGTGCTACAGCCAGACGCGTCGTCGCCGTTGATGTTGTCCGACGCTTCGATCGAGCCGGTCCTAACAGAATTCGAATCCAATTTGGTAGCGTTCGAAGATGAGACGCGCCGCCAAGCGGCCGCCTCGCAAGATGCCTTTTGGCTGAAACGCCACGCACTCGCTCGGGAAGCCGTCACGCCAGCAGAAGCTCCCGGCGCCCCCGACGCGCATCCCATCGACCGCTTCGTTGCCGACAAAATCTCCCAGGCGATCGGGCGCGCGGCCAAGACCGACGAAGCAACCACAGCGCAATTCCACCACGAGGTTTTGCCGATCTTAAGTGAGCAGTGTTTTCGCTGTCATGGGGAAAAGGAACAGGGAGGCCTACGGCTGAATTCCCGCGAGCACGCTTTAGCAATGGGCGAGTCGGAATTGCCGGCTGTTGTGCCAGGTGATCCCGCTGCCAGCGAAATGATCGTGCGGATTCGTGACCGTGACATGCCGCCTACCGATGACGGTTTGACCGATCAGCAGATCGCCACGCTGGAAAAATGGGTGGAAGACGGCGCCGTTTGGCCAAGTCCGCCCATCGATCCCGCCGCGGTGGCTGAAGCGCCATTGGTGGACGACGCCGCATTCCTCCGCCGTGCTTATCTGGACATCGTGGGCGTCAGCCCTAGTGCCGAAGTGGCCCGCGATTTTCTGGCTAGTGATACTCCCGGTAAACGTAGTCATTTGGTCGAACGACTCCTGCAGGACGAACGCTATGCGGATCACTGGGTCAGTTTTTGGATGGACTTGTTCGCCGAAAACCCGACTCTGCTGAATCAATCTCTCAACTCGACCGGACCGTTCCGATGGTTCTTGTATGAATCGCTACGTGACGGCAAACCGCTTGACCGCATGGTGACGGAACTGCTGCTGATGCGCGGTAGTCCTCACGAGGGGGGTAGCGCTGGATTTGCAATGGCCGGGGAGAACGATTCGCCGATGGCGGCCAAGGGCCACATCGTGGCCTCGGCCTTGCTGGGCATCGAATTGCAATGTGCCCGTTGTCACGATTCGCCCTTCCACAGCACGACCCAAGAGGACTTGTATTCGGTGGCAGCGATGCTGAACCGAAAATCGCTAACCCCGCCCAAGACTAGTCGCGTGCCGGAAGCATTCTTCGAGGGCATCGGGCGTGAGTCCTTGATTCGGGTCACGTTGAAGCCGGATGTGCAAGTCCAGCCTAAGTGGCCGTTCGCATCGTTCACTGGTATCGAAGACGGTCCCCATATCGACGTCTTGATGCGTACCCCGCAGGACTCGCGCGAGCGTTTGGCTGCCTTGATCACTTCGCCCGACAACCATCGCTTTGCTCAGGTGGTAGTGAACCATTTGTGGAACCGCCTGTTGGGGGCTGGCTTGGTTCAGCCGGTGAACGACTGGGAGGGCAAGACGCCAAGTCACCCGGAACTGTTGCAATGGTTGGCCGACCAACTGGTATCGCACGATTACGACCTGCGGCATGTGCTCCTCCAGATCATGACTTCGCAAACCTATCAACGCCAAGCGGTTGGGCGCAATCAACAGGCTGCCCCCGAACAGCGTTTCTTCAACGCACCAGATCCGCGTCGATTGGCGGCTGAACAAATCGTCGATTCGCTTTTCACCGCTGCGGGACGTCGCATGGATACTGGCGAGTTGACCTTCGTACACGACGGAGCCGAAGCGATTGCCGCGCGGCAAACCTTGGGAGCCCCGCATCGAGCCTGGATGTTTGCTGGGCTCAACAACGAACGGGATCGTCCCAGCTTGTCATTGCCACGGGCGCAACCTATCACCGACGTGTTGGAAGCTTTTGGTTGGACTGGCACTCGACAGCAACCCATTGCAGAGCGTGAGACCGATCCAAATCTGTTGCAGCCTGGCATCTTGGCGAACGGCACGCTGTCGATGTCGCTGACCCGCGTGGCTGATCAGAGCCAATTGGCTGAATTGGCGCTCGAGGCCCCCTCGGCCGAGCAGCTGTTAGAGACACTGTTCTTGCGGTTCCTGGTGCGTAAGCCGAGTGAACAGGAGCGTGCGGAATTGTTGCCGGCGTTGGCGGACGGGTTCGCATCCAGAAGAGTCCCCGCAAGCCAAGTGCAACGTCCTGCCCCACTACCACCATTGCCGCAAGCCACCTGGTCCAACCACTTGGTCCCCGAAGCCAACGATATCCAGGAGGAATGGCAGCGCCGAGTACTCCGTGGTCCAGCTGTCGATCCACGACTGCGGCCCGAGTGGCGTGAAGTCTACGAAGATGTTGTGTGGAGCTTAGTGAACCATCGCGAGTTTGTTTGGGTTCCATGA
- a CDS encoding Lacal_2735 family protein encodes MFKRFFDQKAKLERKYQQLLKESYELSHSDRKLSDLKTAQAHEVREQLEAIETKR; translated from the coding sequence ATGTTCAAACGCTTCTTCGATCAAAAAGCGAAGCTCGAAAGAAAATATCAACAGCTCTTAAAGGAGTCGTACGAGCTGTCGCATTCCGACCGAAAATTGAGCGATCTCAAGACCGCTCAAGCCCATGAGGTCAGGGAGCAACTGGAAGCGATTGAGACGAAACGCTAG